The following nucleotide sequence is from Gemmatimonadaceae bacterium.
ACGCCAGCACGAGCAGGAACTGCACGACGAACGCCATCCACGTGAACATCGGCATGCGCATCAGGTTCATTCCTGGCGCGCGCATGTTGATGATCGTCGTGATGAAGTTGAACGCCGCGGCGAGCGAGGAGACACCCAGGATCTGCAGGCCGAGCATCCAGAAGTCGATGTTGAGCCCCGGCGACGACGGCAGCGTGGTGAGCGGCACGTAGCCGAACCATCCGCCGTTCGGCGCGGAGCCGATCAGCCACGACGAGTTCATGAACAACGAGCCGAACAGATACACCCAGTAGCTGAACGCGTTGAGTCGCGGGAACGCGACGTCGCGCGCGCCGATCTGCAGCGGAATGAGGAAATTGAAAAACGCCGCGGAGAGCGGCATCACGACGAGGAAGATCATCGTCGTCCCGTGCATCGTGAACAGCTGATTGAACACCTCGGCCGAAACCACCCGGCCGTTGGGGCCCTGCAGCTGCGCGCGCATGATCACGGCTTCGAGTCCGCCGACCAGGAACCACGTCAGCGAAGTGTAGAGGTACAGTGCGCCGATCCGCTTATGGTCGACGGTCGTGAGCCAGCTCCAGATCCCGCTCTTCGACGATTCGCCGGTGTGAGCGTAGGCCGGGCTGACGGCGGCGGTTGCCATTCGTCTATATCTCCAATTCAGCGGTTCGTTATTTCAGCGACTGCAAATACGCGACGATGTCGGCGACCTGGGCGTCGGTGAATCCAATCTTCACCGGTCCCTTGAGCGTCACCGGATCGTACTCGCCGATGCCGAGCGCCGGCATGATGACACCCGGCTTCATGGCGGGTGCGTCCTTGACCCAGCGGGCCAGATGCTGCGCGTCGTTCGGATACAACCCCGCGGCGATCGTCGTGCGCGAGCCGACGTGCGTCAGGTTCGGTCCAACCGTCGCTGCCATCGTCGGAACGCCGCGAATGGTATGGCACGCCACGCACATCCCGGTCGACACGAGCTTCGCGCCATTCGCGGCGTTGCCTGCCGCGAGCAGGTTGTCGTCGTACGTGAGGCCCGCCGGCAGCGGAGTTCCCGGAACGGCGTAGGCCGGAATCTTTTCGCGAGGATACGACACGAACCCGGCTTGCACGACGTTCGCATTGACTGCGCCTGGGGCATTCGGCACGCCCACACCAGTCGGTCCGGAACCCGGCGTCGTCGGGCTGGCCTGACGCGCGCCGGCCGGCGAGTTCAACGTGCCGCTTGCATTGACGTTCGGATTGACCTGGCTGCCCATTGGCGCCGTGGGCTGCTGCAACACCGGAGTCGCACCCGCGGGCGCCGTTGCGACCTGCGCGCCAACGCCGGCGAGCTTCTGGTTCGCCATCCAGCTATCGAAATCCGCCTGCGACACCGTGAACACCTTGAAGCGCATGTTCGCGTGGCTCGTTCCGCAATACTCCGCGCACGCGCCGTTGAACACGTCCATCGTCGTCGAATCAGGCGTGTACCACAAGTAGTTCGTGCGGTTCGTGACCACGTCGCGCTTGCCCGCCAGACCGGGCGCCCAGAACGAATGGATCACGTCGCGCGACTTGAGCGTGAAGTTCACCGTCTTGCCGATCGGCAGATACAGCTCGTTCGCCGTGACGACGGTATCCGTGCGGCCGTTGTTGGCGACGGTGTACTGCGGATAACGGAATTCCCACCACCACTGGTGTCCGATCACCTCGACCTGCAACGCATCGTCACGCGCCTTCGCTTCGGTCTTGAAGATGGTCTTGACCGTGGGAATCGCGATGAGGATCAGGATGACCAGCGGAATGACCGTCCACGCGATCTCGAGCGTCGTGTTCCCATGCACGTGCTCAGGCGCGGCCTGCCCCGGACGCGAGCGATACTTGATCAACGTGAGGATGAGAATTCCCTCGACGAAGATGAAGACCGCCGTTCCGATGTAGATGATCAGCTTGAAAAGAAAATCGACTTCCCGATTGAAGTCCGTTCGTTGATGAAAAATCGAATCGGGATGGTTCTGCCCACACGCGGTCAGTGAAAGACTGAGCACCGCAAGGGCGACCGTCAGCGCGGCCGCACCCGCATTGCGGGTACCCAGCCGGCGCAGGCGGGTGAGAAAAGGCATGATGAATCCTTTTACCGGCGTTCTGAGCGCGCCCACGGACTGTCATCCATAGCATTGCGCTCGGTGCGAATTGTGACTGGAATAGCAAGCGGAACCTATCGGAGCCGTCGGATTGAATCAAGCGAACACTGGCTCAGCCGTAGGCGGTTCCCCGACAGCAGGTTACGCGCCGTCTGCGCGCTTCGGCGGCGCATGCGGGCCGCCTTGTGCGCCGCCATGCGCGTCATCGACGACCTTGTGCTTGTCCTTCGTCTGCGTGATGGCGATTTCCAGCGCCTGCTTCACCTGCGCCACACCCTCACGCAACCCGCGCAGCCGCACCTGCTCGCTCGCGCCGCGGCTCGCCGACAGGTTGACCGCGACCACCTGGTCCGAGATCATCCCGAACTGATTCTTGAGATTCGCCGCGAGCGTCGGCAGCTGTCGCCGAATGTTCATCACGAATGCGCTCGTCGCCTGATTGTTCTTGAGCGCGATCGCGTACTGCTCGACCAGCCCATGAATGCGCTGCAGGTGAAGTAACGCTTCGTCGAGCGTTTTCAGCTTGATCTGGCCGGTCGAGTCGAGTCTGATCCCGGCCATGTTATTTGACCCTTTCCAGGCGTGGATTTTCCCGCGAGCGCCGCCCGGCCTTCGACTCGGCCTTTCCATTCACCTGAACGATGTCCGCCGTGAAATCCCACCGGCCGTCGAACAGCGCCGCGCCGACGCCGTACGCGTCCACCGGCACACCCTCTTCCTCGAACGCCGCGATCTTCGCCACGTCGAAGCCGCCCGACACGATGATCTTCACGTCACCGAACCCCTCGGCGTCGAGCGCATTGCGCACGCTCCAGACGAGATTCGCATTCACACCCGTGGGCTTGAACCCGCCCATCTGCGACACCACCGACTTATCCACCATGTACTCGGCGGTATCGAGTCGAACGCCCCACAAACGATCCTCGAGCGCGCGCGCGACGTCGAGACTCGTTTTCACCGAATCGTTGTCGTAGTCGACGAGCGCGATGACGTCCACGCCCTCGATGACCTCGCAGAAGCGCTTCGTCGCCTTCACGGTGTCGCCGGCGAACGCCGCGATGAGCGCGTGCGGAATCGTACCGACGGCCTTTCCGCCGAACAGCGAGCCCTGCGCCTCGGTCGACACGAGCTTCACGCCGCCGACCATCGCGCTGTAGCCGTCGCCCGGCTGCGTCCATAGCACGTCGTCGCGCGCGCCGAAGAACATCACCGGCTTGGACGGCGCCGCGCCGCAGATGACTCGCGCGTTGGTGCAGATGCGCGTCCGCCGGCCGAGTGCGCCGAGGCACAGCGTCTCGAGATGCGCGAACTGATCGTACGGCCCTTCGATCGTGAGCACGGTATCCCAGCTCTCGAATCGATCGCCTTCGTAGAGCGCGTGCACGGTCAGCGTAGTCCAGTCGTCGACCGCGAGCTTGAGCATCGCGATCGACTCGTCGATGCCGCCGAGCCATCCCTCGGTCTTGCCGGTGAACTGCATCACCACCGTCGGCGGCTTCTTCTCCGCGCGCACGATCTCTCGCGCACGGACGAAGTAGGCGTCGGTGTAGAAGCCCTGCCTGATCTGCTCGACCGGAAGATTGAAGGCGCTCGGATCGAGTCGTTTGCGTCGGCGTGGGGGCATGACCGGCTCTTCAGCTCCCGATCATCGACTCGGGATCCAGCACCCGATCGAGCTGCTCGCGCGTCAGCAGGCCGCGCTCCATCACGATGTCGTACACGCCGCGGCCGGTGTCGAGCGCCTGCTTCGCGACCGACGTCGCGTGCTCGTACCCGATCGCCGGCACGAGCGCGGTGACGATTCCGATCGAGTGCTCGACGAAGTAGCGCATGCGGTCCGGATTCGCCGTGATGCCCTCCACACAGCGCTCACGCAGCACGCGACACCCATTCGTCAGCGTCTGAATGCCGTGCAGCAGCCTGAACGCGATCACGGGCTCGAACACGTTCAGCTGCAGCTGCCCCGCCTCGGCGGCGAGCGTCACCGTCACGTCGCCGCCGATCACGTCGAAGCAGACCTGATTTACCACTTCCGGAATGACGGGATTCACCTTCCCCGGCATGATCGAAGACCCGGGCTGCATTGGCGGCAGATTGATCTCGCCCAAGCCCGCCCGCGGGCCGGAAGACAATAGTCGCAAATCGTTACAAATTTTCGAAAGCTTCACCGCGCATCGCTTCAACACGCCCGACAGCTGCACGAACGCGCCCGTGTCCATCGTCGCCTCGACGAGATCGGGCGCCGTGATCATCGCCAGGCCGGTGATCCGCGACAGCTCGCGACAGATCGTTGCCGCGTAGCCTGTCGGCGTGTTGATGCCCGTGCCGATCGCGGTCGCGCCCATGTTCATCTCGCGAATCAACGCTTGCGCTTCACCCAACCGCTCGACGTCCTCGAGAATGGTGTGGCCGAACGCGCGGAATTCCTGGCCGAGCGTCATCGGCACCGCGTCCTGCAATTGCGTACGCCCCATCTTGATGAACGACGCGAACTCCTCGCCCTTGCCCAGAAACGCCGCGGCGAGCCTGCTCATCTCGCCGCGAAGCAGCTCGATGGCGCCGTGCAGCGCCAGCTTCACCGCCGTCGGATACACGTCGTTCGTGGACTGGCTGAGATTGACGTGATTGTTCGGGTGCACGACCGCGTAATCGCCGCGCTCCTTGCCGAGCAGCTCGAGCGCACGATTGGCGATGACTTCGTTCGCGTTCATGTTGGTCGACGTGCCGGCCCCGCCCTGAATCATGTCGACGACGAAATGCTCGTGATGCCGGCCGGCGCGAATTTCCTGCGCGGCGCGCACGATCACGTCCGCGATGCCGCGATCCAGCAGCCCCAACTCGGCGTTGGCCAGCGCGGCCGCTTCCTTCACGGCGGCGAGCGCCTCGACCAGCACCGGAAATTCGCGAAGGGCCGTACCGGTGATCGGAAAATTCTCGAGCGCGCGCAGAGTTTGAACGCCGTAGAGCGCGTCGTCGGGCACTTCGCGCTCGCCGAGCAGGTCGTGTTCTTTGCGTGTACGAGCGCCCGTGAAGCCAAGCGTGCGCCCGCGGCCGACGAGCGTCGCGTCGGTCGCGGCAAGACGCTGCGAGATCGACCGTGCCGCGCGTCCGACGAGCGCCGCGTACACCGCGGGCGATTCCTTGATCATCTCGCGCACTTTGTCCGCGGTGAGCACGTACGCTTCGGTTTTCTGGATGGCGCGCGCGCTGGTGCCGTGCGGCAGATCGTCGAGCAGCAGCCCTTCGCCGACGGCCTGGCCGGCGCCGAGGGTCACGAGGCGAACGGGGCGCCCGTTGCCACCTTTTTCGATGGCGACGGCGCCGCTGACGATGATCGCCATGGCCGAGCGCGGCGAGCCTTCCTCGAAGAGAACGTCGTCGCACTCGTAGGCGACGGGGCTGACCAGTTTGGCGAGACTGTGGATGGCGCTGTCGGTGACGCCGTCCAGGAAGTGGGCGGAGCGCAGCTTGTCGCGGATTTCGGCGGACATGGGGTGGAAGGTAGCTGTGCCCCGGTTCCCCTGTCATCCCGAGCGGAGGCGCGAAAGCGCCGCAGTCGAGGGACCCCCTTGGACCCCCGTGCTCAGGGGAGCGCTGCATATCGCTCCTCAGTCGCGACGGGGCCGTCTTCGCTCAGGATGACATTCGTCTTGGATTCGCGGTAACTTCACGCATCTCCGTCCGGAGCACTCCATGCCCGTCTCCCGCCGTGACTTCCTCGGGGCCGGTGCGGCCGCCGCCGCCGGTCTTGCCTTGCCGACGCTCGCCAACGCGATGCCTAGGGCCGCAAGCATTACCGTGCGCGACCGATCCGAGCTCGTACCCAACCTCGCCGCGGGGCGGCCCGTCATCATCTCCGCGGCCAACGGCTACAACCGCGATCCAAGCGGCAAGCGCGGAATCGAGGTCGCGTACCAGATGCTCTCGGGCGGCGCCGACCCGCTCGACGCGATCGTCTCCGGCGTGCAGATCGTCGAGCTCGATCCCACCGACAACAGCGTCGGACTGGGTGGGTTGCCGAACGAAGAGGGCGTGGTCCAGCTCGACGCGAGCTGCATGCACGGTCCGACGCGCCGCGCCGGCGCTGTTGGCGCGATCGAGGACATCGCGACGCCCGCCGCGGTGGCGCGCGCCGTCATGGACAATACCGATCACATCTTTCTCGTCGGCGCCGGCGCCAAGAAGTTCGCGCTCGAGATGGGTTTCAAGGAGCAGAATCTGCTCACGCCCGAAGCGCGGCAGATGTGGCTGCGTTGGAAGGCGAAGCTCAAT
It contains:
- the coxB gene encoding cytochrome c oxidase subunit II, producing MPFLTRLRRLGTRNAGAAALTVALAVLSLSLTACGQNHPDSIFHQRTDFNREVDFLFKLIIYIGTAVFIFVEGILILTLIKYRSRPGQAAPEHVHGNTTLEIAWTVIPLVILILIAIPTVKTIFKTEAKARDDALQVEVIGHQWWWEFRYPQYTVANNGRTDTVVTANELYLPIGKTVNFTLKSRDVIHSFWAPGLAGKRDVVTNRTNYLWYTPDSTTMDVFNGACAEYCGTSHANMRFKVFTVSQADFDSWMANQKLAGVGAQVATAPAGATPVLQQPTAPMGSQVNPNVNASGTLNSPAGARQASPTTPGSGPTGVGVPNAPGAVNANVVQAGFVSYPREKIPAYAVPGTPLPAGLTYDDNLLAAGNAANGAKLVSTGMCVACHTIRGVPTMAATVGPNLTHVGSRTTIAAGLYPNDAQHLARWVKDAPAMKPGVIMPALGIGEYDPVTLKGPVKIGFTDAQVADIVAYLQSLK
- the aspA gene encoding aspartate ammonia-lyase — its product is MSAEIRDKLRSAHFLDGVTDSAIHSLAKLVSPVAYECDDVLFEEGSPRSAMAIIVSGAVAIEKGGNGRPVRLVTLGAGQAVGEGLLLDDLPHGTSARAIQKTEAYVLTADKVREMIKESPAVYAALVGRAARSISQRLAATDATLVGRGRTLGFTGARTRKEHDLLGEREVPDDALYGVQTLRALENFPITGTALREFPVLVEALAAVKEAAALANAELGLLDRGIADVIVRAAQEIRAGRHHEHFVVDMIQGGAGTSTNMNANEVIANRALELLGKERGDYAVVHPNNHVNLSQSTNDVYPTAVKLALHGAIELLRGEMSRLAAAFLGKGEEFASFIKMGRTQLQDAVPMTLGQEFRAFGHTILEDVERLGEAQALIREMNMGATAIGTGINTPTGYAATICRELSRITGLAMITAPDLVEATMDTGAFVQLSGVLKRCAVKLSKICNDLRLLSSGPRAGLGEINLPPMQPGSSIMPGKVNPVIPEVVNQVCFDVIGGDVTVTLAAEAGQLQLNVFEPVIAFRLLHGIQTLTNGCRVLRERCVEGITANPDRMRYFVEHSIGIVTALVPAIGYEHATSVAKQALDTGRGVYDIVMERGLLTREQLDRVLDPESMIGS